Proteins from a genomic interval of Solidesulfovibrio sp.:
- a CDS encoding LapA family protein has product MRVIKVLFLLVFFFVCMLFFVQNTAILETPLLLKLGAFGFMVQSPAVPFYVVLLIAFVAGGLFCTLYFLAEKVRLATSVRSLQNKVNAMEKQLASQKKSTVAAPLVTPSYAAAGAATVAAAADAGASTDKKADA; this is encoded by the coding sequence ATGCGCGTGATCAAAGTGCTCTTCCTGCTGGTGTTCTTCTTCGTTTGCATGCTCTTTTTCGTGCAGAACACCGCTATCCTGGAAACGCCCCTGCTGCTCAAGCTCGGTGCCTTCGGCTTCATGGTGCAAAGCCCGGCCGTGCCCTTTTACGTGGTGCTCCTGATTGCCTTCGTGGCCGGCGGCCTGTTTTGCACCCTGTACTTCCTGGCCGAGAAGGTCCGCTTGGCCACCAGCGTGCGCAGCCTGCAAAACAAGGTCAACGCCATGGAAAAGCAGCTGGCCAGCCAGAAGAAGTCCACGGTGGCCGCGCCCCTCGTGACCCCGAGCTACGCCGCCGCCGGGGCGGCGACCGTGGCCGCCGCCGCCGACGCGGGCGCCTCGACGGACAAGAAAGCCGACGCCTAG
- a CDS encoding HIT domain-containing protein — protein MDVLWAPWRMDYILGPKPDACVFCLPKDTDGDRQRLVLARGRHTFVIMNKFPYNSGHLMVTPFRHASCLTELTPEEALELTRGLTYCTKAMQEAMRPQGINIGLNLGEAAGAGIAAHLHFQMVPRWNGDASFMAVFGETRVVPQLLLSTYDRLFPLFTDYLATVTS, from the coding sequence ATGGATGTGTTGTGGGCGCCCTGGCGCATGGACTACATACTCGGGCCGAAGCCCGATGCCTGCGTGTTCTGCCTGCCCAAGGACACGGACGGCGACCGGCAGCGGCTGGTTCTGGCCAGGGGGCGGCACACCTTCGTGATCATGAACAAGTTTCCGTACAATTCCGGGCACTTGATGGTCACACCCTTTCGCCATGCCAGTTGCCTGACGGAGTTGACCCCGGAGGAAGCGCTGGAACTGACCAGGGGGCTGACCTACTGCACCAAGGCCATGCAGGAAGCCATGCGCCCGCAAGGGATCAACATCGGCCTCAACCTCGGCGAGGCGGCCGGGGCCGGCATCGCCGCCCACCTGCATTTCCAGATGGTGCCGCGCTGGAACGGCGACGCCTCGTTCATGGCCGTTTTCGGAGAGACGCGGGTGGTCCCGCAGTTGCTGCTTTCCACCTACGATCGGCTTTTCCCGTTGTTTACGGATTACCTCGCAACCGTTACGTCGTGA
- a CDS encoding TIGR00725 family protein, whose amino-acid sequence MQTARPRRIAVIGAGACDDLVYATARAVGALAAGRGYEIVCGGRGGVMAGACQGAREAGGRTIGILAGDDPDEANPFVDVPVVTGLGIARNVLVVKNGQAVIAVAGGAGTLSEIGLALKLGKPVVALGPYGALDGVRPARGPEEAVALVAALLGDA is encoded by the coding sequence ATGCAAACGGCACGGCCCAGGCGGATTGCGGTCATCGGCGCGGGAGCCTGCGACGACCTCGTCTACGCGACGGCTCGGGCGGTGGGCGCCCTGGCCGCCGGGCGGGGCTATGAAATCGTGTGCGGCGGACGCGGCGGCGTCATGGCCGGGGCCTGCCAGGGGGCCAGGGAAGCCGGCGGCCGGACCATCGGCATCCTGGCCGGCGACGACCCCGACGAGGCCAACCCCTTCGTCGACGTGCCGGTGGTGACGGGCCTTGGCATCGCGCGCAACGTCTTGGTGGTGAAAAACGGCCAGGCGGTCATCGCCGTGGCCGGCGGGGCCGGCACCCTGTCGGAAATCGGGCTGGCGCTCAAGCTCGGCAAGCCCGTCGTGGCCCTGGGGCCTTACGGCGCCCTGGACGGGGTACGCCCGGCCCGGGGACCCGAGGAGGCCGTGGCCCTGGTCGCGGCGCTTCTGGGCGATGCCTAA
- the uvrC gene encoding excinuclease ABC subunit UvrC: MFPFVTQNYPTSPGVYLMKGPRGKILYVGKAKNLRARLSSYFRGDAGLSVKTAALVAKVAAVEVLLTASEKEALLLEASLIKKHRPRYNIVLKDDKNYILFKLDKRSPFPRLAFTRRVARDGAAYFGPFTSAAAARATWKELGRVFPLRKCGDRALANRVRPCLYHFIGQCLAPCVKAVDPDDYAALVRRVEAFLTGRSAEVIKTVQKDMEAAAEALEFEKAAGLRDLLTAMRRTVEGQATVLTRLVDLDVVGFAATDHGVGLCILFVRQGRLLDRKTFFFPGVDAEEALSAAGSALVQFYRPESFIPPRVVVPESLAPVAALAASREGVGAGGGGPSGGPVTDEAAAGERAADARALAEILEERRGGAVRLGPPRGREERKLLEMAAVNARRAAEEAVKAAERDVLPSLAAAFGLAGLSRIEAVDVSHLGGRGVRVGLVVFEDGAPRKRDYRAYAFPELEGTSDDYLALASFAARRAAAGPPWPDLLLVDGGKGQLEAVARALGEAGAGGAFALAAIAKGDTRSQNEMHDVIYVPGRKNPLSLRPGSPELLFLQRVRDAVHDFSVGRQRAARNKAGLSSDVLALPGVGPKTAKILWEAFGSVAAMKAAGVEAIAARTGLGPKRAATVAEALSTLPG; the protein is encoded by the coding sequence ATGTTTCCCTTTGTCACACAAAATTATCCCACTTCCCCGGGCGTTTACCTCATGAAGGGGCCGCGGGGGAAAATCCTCTACGTCGGCAAGGCCAAAAACCTGCGGGCCAGGCTCTCGTCCTATTTTCGCGGCGACGCCGGCCTGTCCGTCAAGACCGCCGCGCTGGTGGCCAAGGTCGCGGCCGTGGAAGTGCTGTTGACCGCCTCGGAAAAGGAGGCCCTGCTCCTCGAGGCCAGCCTGATCAAGAAGCACCGGCCGCGCTACAACATCGTCCTGAAAGACGACAAGAACTACATCCTCTTCAAGCTCGACAAGCGCTCGCCCTTTCCGCGCCTGGCCTTCACCCGGCGGGTCGCGCGCGACGGCGCGGCCTATTTCGGCCCCTTCACCTCGGCCGCCGCCGCCCGGGCCACCTGGAAGGAGCTGGGCCGGGTGTTTCCCCTGCGCAAGTGCGGCGACCGGGCCCTGGCCAACCGGGTGCGGCCGTGTTTGTACCATTTCATCGGCCAGTGCCTGGCCCCGTGTGTGAAGGCCGTGGACCCGGACGACTACGCCGCCCTGGTGCGCCGGGTGGAGGCTTTTTTGACCGGCCGGTCGGCCGAGGTCATCAAAACCGTGCAAAAGGACATGGAAGCGGCGGCCGAGGCCCTGGAATTCGAGAAGGCGGCCGGGCTGCGCGACCTGCTTACGGCCATGCGCCGCACGGTGGAAGGGCAGGCCACGGTGCTCACCCGCCTAGTGGACCTGGACGTGGTGGGTTTTGCGGCCACGGACCACGGCGTCGGGCTTTGCATTCTCTTCGTGCGCCAGGGCCGGCTGCTCGACCGCAAGACCTTCTTTTTCCCGGGTGTCGACGCCGAGGAGGCGCTTTCGGCCGCCGGCAGCGCCCTGGTCCAGTTCTACCGGCCCGAGAGTTTCATTCCGCCGCGCGTGGTCGTGCCCGAGTCCCTGGCGCCGGTGGCGGCCCTTGCCGCATCCCGCGAAGGCGTCGGCGCGGGGGGGGGCGGCCCGTCGGGCGGGCCGGTGACGGACGAAGCGGCGGCCGGCGAACGGGCGGCCGACGCCCGGGCCCTGGCCGAGATCCTGGAGGAGCGCCGGGGCGGTGCCGTGCGCCTGGGGCCGCCGCGCGGGCGCGAGGAGCGCAAGCTCCTGGAAATGGCGGCGGTCAACGCCCGGCGGGCCGCCGAGGAGGCGGTCAAGGCGGCCGAGCGCGACGTCCTGCCGTCGCTTGCCGCCGCGTTCGGCCTGGCCGGCCTGTCGCGCATCGAGGCCGTGGACGTCTCCCACCTGGGCGGCCGCGGCGTGCGGGTGGGGCTGGTCGTCTTCGAGGACGGCGCGCCCAGAAAACGCGACTACCGGGCCTACGCCTTCCCGGAATTGGAGGGCACCTCCGACGACTATCTGGCCCTGGCGTCCTTTGCCGCCAGGCGCGCCGCCGCCGGCCCGCCCTGGCCGGACCTGCTGCTCGTCGACGGCGGCAAGGGCCAGCTCGAGGCCGTTGCCCGGGCGCTGGGCGAGGCCGGGGCGGGCGGGGCCTTCGCCCTGGCCGCCATTGCCAAGGGCGACACGCGTTCCCAAAACGAGATGCACGACGTCATCTACGTGCCCGGGCGCAAAAATCCCCTGTCGCTGCGGCCGGGGTCGCCGGAACTGCTTTTTTTGCAGCGCGTGCGCGACGCGGTCCACGATTTTTCCGTGGGCCGCCAGCGGGCCGCCCGCAACAAGGCGGGGCTGTCGAGCGACGTGCTGGCCCTGCCGGGCGTGGGCCCCAAGACCGCGAAAATACTCTGGGAAGCCTTCGGGTCGGTGGCGGCCATGAAGGCGGCCGGGGTCGAGGCCATTGCCGCCCGAACGGGCCTTGGCCCCAAACGGGCCGCGACCGTGGCCGAGGCCTTGTCGACGTTGCCCGGTTGA
- a CDS encoding methyltransferase domain-containing protein, translating to MPPLQEFLALAGAIAPEHRYRTVYDTDFSVLVPGKEPIDADTLASFARIGFAGRTVVDLGCNFGFFTFQASRLGAASVLGVDRESRVLEGCELLKRHFNIAGVTFERHDLDDGQSPLLSRRFDIAMLVEFIGKTFVVENRVAPALAFLERLSQRELVVSVQKIYWIRKELRTTPQRLKALYPARYVSGGDFLLLEYVRDFFAPRWRMEALSPMGEGYEKPRKFLRFTPA from the coding sequence ATGCCCCCTTTGCAGGAATTCCTGGCCCTGGCCGGAGCCATCGCGCCGGAACACCGCTACCGCACCGTGTACGACACGGATTTTTCCGTCCTCGTGCCGGGCAAGGAGCCCATCGACGCCGACACCCTGGCATCGTTCGCCCGCATCGGCTTTGCCGGCCGCACGGTGGTCGACCTCGGCTGCAATTTCGGCTTTTTCACCTTCCAGGCCAGTCGGCTGGGCGCGGCCAGCGTCCTTGGCGTGGACCGCGAATCCCGCGTGCTCGAAGGCTGCGAATTGCTCAAGCGGCACTTTAACATCGCCGGCGTCACCTTCGAGCGCCACGACCTCGACGACGGGCAAAGCCCGCTGCTGTCCCGGCGTTTCGACATCGCCATGCTGGTGGAATTTATCGGCAAGACCTTCGTGGTCGAGAACCGGGTGGCCCCGGCCCTGGCCTTTCTGGAGCGACTGTCGCAACGGGAGCTCGTCGTCTCGGTCCAGAAGATCTACTGGATCCGCAAGGAGCTTCGCACCACGCCGCAACGCCTCAAGGCGCTCTATCCGGCGCGCTACGTTTCGGGGGGGGATTTCCTGCTGCTCGAGTACGTGCGGGATTTTTTCGCCCCGCGCTGGCGCATGGAGGCCCTGTCGCCCATGGGCGAGGGCTACGAGAAACCGCGCAAGTTCCTGCGCTTCACACCCGCCTGA
- a CDS encoding YwbE family protein, translating into MADGTVRADIRPGMHVAIVLKKDQRSGALTQGVVKDILTKAPFHSRGIKVRLTDGRIGRVREIVGQGP; encoded by the coding sequence ATGGCCGATGGGACCGTGCGCGCCGACATCCGGCCGGGGATGCACGTGGCCATCGTGCTCAAAAAGGACCAGCGCAGCGGGGCGCTCACCCAGGGCGTGGTCAAGGACATCCTGACCAAGGCGCCGTTCCACTCGCGGGGCATCAAGGTGCGCCTGACCGACGGCCGCATCGGCCGGGTGCGGGAGATCGTCGGCCAGGGGCCGTGA